In the genome of Patagioenas fasciata isolate bPatFas1 chromosome 12, bPatFas1.hap1, whole genome shotgun sequence, one region contains:
- the MFGE8 gene encoding lactadherin isoform X3, which yields MKVARRFRGLLALGVLLSLLLVVTGPCHPNPCHNNGECQLVPNRGDVFTDYICKCPAGYDGVHCQNNKNECSSQPCKNGGTCLDLDGDYTCKCPSPFFGKTCHVRCAVLLGMEGGAISDAQLSASSVYYGFLGLQRWGPELARLNNHGIVNAWTSSNYDKSPWIQANLLRKMRLSGIITQGARRVGQPEYVRAYKVAYSLDGREFTFYKDEKQDADKVFQGNMDYGTMQTNMFNPPITAQFIRIYPVMCRRACTLRFELIGCEMNVYFNTAGCSEPLGMKSHLISDQQITASSVFKTWGIDAFTWHPHYARLDKTGKTNAWTALHNGQSEWLQIDLRDQKKVTGIITQGARDFGHIQYVAAYKVAYSDNGTSWTLYRDGQTNSTKIFHGNSDNYSHKKNVFDVPFYARFVRILPVAWHNRITLRVELLGCDE from the exons ATGAAGGTGGCGAGGCGGTTCCGGGGGCTGCTCGCCCTGGGCGTGCTGCTCTCGCTGCTGTTGGTCGTGACCG GCCCCTGCCACCCCAATCCTTGCCACAACAATGGCGAGTGCCAGCTGGTTCCAAACCGAGGGGACGTCTTCACTGACTACATCTGCAAGTGTCCTGCGGGATATGATGGGGTGCACTGCCAGAACA ACAAGAACGAGTGCTCCTCCCAGCCCTGCAAAAATGGAGGCACCTGCCTGGACCTGGACGGTGACTACACCTGCAAGTGTCCTTCTCCGTTCTTCGGGAAGACCTGCCATGTCC GCTGTGCCGTTCTCCTGGGCATGGAAGGAGGAGCCATCTCCGATGCCCAGCTCTCTGCATCCTCTGTCTACTATGGCTTCCTTGGCCTCCAGCGCTGGGGGCCAGAGCTTGCCCGCCTCAACAACCACGGCATCGTCAACGCTTGGACTTCCAGCAACTATGACAAGAGCCCCTGGATCCAG GCCAACCTGCTGCGGAAGATGCGGCTGAGCGGGATCATCACACAAGGCGCTCGCCGCGTGGGCCAACCTGAGTATGTCCGTGCCTACAAAGTTGCCTACAGCCTGGATGGGCGGGAGTTCACCTTCTACAAGGACGAGAAACAGGACGCAGACAAG GTTTTCCAGGGGAACATGGACTATGGCACCATGCAGACCAACATGTTCAACCCTCCCATCACCGCCCAGTTCATCCGCATCTACCCCGTGATGTGCCGCCGCGCCTGCACACTGCGCTTCGAACTTATCGGCTGTGAGATGAATG TTTATTTCAACACGGCAGGTTGCTCGGAGCCTCTGGGCATGAAATCCCACCTGATCTCCGACCAGCAGATCACAGCCTCCAGTGTCTTCAAGACTTGGGGCATCGACGCCTTTACCTGGCACCCCCATTACGCTCGCCTGGACAAGACGGGCAAAACAAATGCCTGGACGGCGCTCCACAACGGCCAGTCCGAGTGGCTGCAG ATTGACCTCCGGGACCAGAAGAAGGTGACGGGCATCATCACGCAAGGAGCCCGTGACTTTGGGCACATCCAGTATGTGGCAGCCTACAAAGTGGCCTACAGTGACAACGGCACATCTTGGACCCTCTACCGGGATGGCCAGACAAACAGCACTAag ATCTTCCATGGTAACAGCGACAACTACTCACACAAGAAGAATGTGTTTGACGTGCCCTTCTATGCCCGCTTCGTCCGCATCCTGCCCGTGGCCTGGCACAACCGCATCACCCTGCGCGTGGAGCTGCTGGGCTGTGATGAGTAG
- the MFGE8 gene encoding lactadherin isoform X2 yields MKVARRFRGLLALGVLLSLLLVVTGDFCDVNYCQNGGTCLTGINETPFFCICPEGYVGIDCNETEKGPCHPNPCHNNGECQLVPNRGDVFTDYICKCPAGYDGVHCQNNKNECSSQPCKNGGTCLDLDGDYTCKCPSPFFGKTCHVRCAVLLGMEGGAISDAQLSASSVYYGFLGLQRWGPELARLNNHGIVNAWTSSNYDKSPWIQANLLRKMRLSGIITQGARRVGQPEYVRAYKVAYSLDGREFTFYKDEKQDADKVFQGNMDYGTMQTNMFNPPITAQFIRIYPVMCRRACTLRFELIGCEMNGCSEPLGMKSHLISDQQITASSVFKTWGIDAFTWHPHYARLDKTGKTNAWTALHNGQSEWLQIDLRDQKKVTGIITQGARDFGHIQYVAAYKVAYSDNGTSWTLYRDGQTNSTKIFHGNSDNYSHKKNVFDVPFYARFVRILPVAWHNRITLRVELLGCDE; encoded by the exons ATGAAGGTGGCGAGGCGGTTCCGGGGGCTGCTCGCCCTGGGCGTGCTGCTCTCGCTGCTGTTGGTCGTGACCG GTGACTTCTGCGACGTGAACTACTGTCAGAATGGGGGCACCTGCTTGACCGGGATTAATGAGACCCCCTTCTTCTGCATCTGCCCTGAGGGCTACGTTGGGATTGACTGCAATGAGACTGAGAAAG GCCCCTGCCACCCCAATCCTTGCCACAACAATGGCGAGTGCCAGCTGGTTCCAAACCGAGGGGACGTCTTCACTGACTACATCTGCAAGTGTCCTGCGGGATATGATGGGGTGCACTGCCAGAACA ACAAGAACGAGTGCTCCTCCCAGCCCTGCAAAAATGGAGGCACCTGCCTGGACCTGGACGGTGACTACACCTGCAAGTGTCCTTCTCCGTTCTTCGGGAAGACCTGCCATGTCC GCTGTGCCGTTCTCCTGGGCATGGAAGGAGGAGCCATCTCCGATGCCCAGCTCTCTGCATCCTCTGTCTACTATGGCTTCCTTGGCCTCCAGCGCTGGGGGCCAGAGCTTGCCCGCCTCAACAACCACGGCATCGTCAACGCTTGGACTTCCAGCAACTATGACAAGAGCCCCTGGATCCAG GCCAACCTGCTGCGGAAGATGCGGCTGAGCGGGATCATCACACAAGGCGCTCGCCGCGTGGGCCAACCTGAGTATGTCCGTGCCTACAAAGTTGCCTACAGCCTGGATGGGCGGGAGTTCACCTTCTACAAGGACGAGAAACAGGACGCAGACAAG GTTTTCCAGGGGAACATGGACTATGGCACCATGCAGACCAACATGTTCAACCCTCCCATCACCGCCCAGTTCATCCGCATCTACCCCGTGATGTGCCGCCGCGCCTGCACACTGCGCTTCGAACTTATCGGCTGTGAGATGAATG GTTGCTCGGAGCCTCTGGGCATGAAATCCCACCTGATCTCCGACCAGCAGATCACAGCCTCCAGTGTCTTCAAGACTTGGGGCATCGACGCCTTTACCTGGCACCCCCATTACGCTCGCCTGGACAAGACGGGCAAAACAAATGCCTGGACGGCGCTCCACAACGGCCAGTCCGAGTGGCTGCAG ATTGACCTCCGGGACCAGAAGAAGGTGACGGGCATCATCACGCAAGGAGCCCGTGACTTTGGGCACATCCAGTATGTGGCAGCCTACAAAGTGGCCTACAGTGACAACGGCACATCTTGGACCCTCTACCGGGATGGCCAGACAAACAGCACTAag ATCTTCCATGGTAACAGCGACAACTACTCACACAAGAAGAATGTGTTTGACGTGCCCTTCTATGCCCGCTTCGTCCGCATCCTGCCCGTGGCCTGGCACAACCGCATCACCCTGCGCGTGGAGCTGCTGGGCTGTGATGAGTAG
- the MFGE8 gene encoding lactadherin isoform X1 — protein sequence MKVARRFRGLLALGVLLSLLLVVTGDFCDVNYCQNGGTCLTGINETPFFCICPEGYVGIDCNETEKGPCHPNPCHNNGECQLVPNRGDVFTDYICKCPAGYDGVHCQNNKNECSSQPCKNGGTCLDLDGDYTCKCPSPFFGKTCHVRCAVLLGMEGGAISDAQLSASSVYYGFLGLQRWGPELARLNNHGIVNAWTSSNYDKSPWIQANLLRKMRLSGIITQGARRVGQPEYVRAYKVAYSLDGREFTFYKDEKQDADKVFQGNMDYGTMQTNMFNPPITAQFIRIYPVMCRRACTLRFELIGCEMNVYFNTAGCSEPLGMKSHLISDQQITASSVFKTWGIDAFTWHPHYARLDKTGKTNAWTALHNGQSEWLQIDLRDQKKVTGIITQGARDFGHIQYVAAYKVAYSDNGTSWTLYRDGQTNSTKIFHGNSDNYSHKKNVFDVPFYARFVRILPVAWHNRITLRVELLGCDE from the exons ATGAAGGTGGCGAGGCGGTTCCGGGGGCTGCTCGCCCTGGGCGTGCTGCTCTCGCTGCTGTTGGTCGTGACCG GTGACTTCTGCGACGTGAACTACTGTCAGAATGGGGGCACCTGCTTGACCGGGATTAATGAGACCCCCTTCTTCTGCATCTGCCCTGAGGGCTACGTTGGGATTGACTGCAATGAGACTGAGAAAG GCCCCTGCCACCCCAATCCTTGCCACAACAATGGCGAGTGCCAGCTGGTTCCAAACCGAGGGGACGTCTTCACTGACTACATCTGCAAGTGTCCTGCGGGATATGATGGGGTGCACTGCCAGAACA ACAAGAACGAGTGCTCCTCCCAGCCCTGCAAAAATGGAGGCACCTGCCTGGACCTGGACGGTGACTACACCTGCAAGTGTCCTTCTCCGTTCTTCGGGAAGACCTGCCATGTCC GCTGTGCCGTTCTCCTGGGCATGGAAGGAGGAGCCATCTCCGATGCCCAGCTCTCTGCATCCTCTGTCTACTATGGCTTCCTTGGCCTCCAGCGCTGGGGGCCAGAGCTTGCCCGCCTCAACAACCACGGCATCGTCAACGCTTGGACTTCCAGCAACTATGACAAGAGCCCCTGGATCCAG GCCAACCTGCTGCGGAAGATGCGGCTGAGCGGGATCATCACACAAGGCGCTCGCCGCGTGGGCCAACCTGAGTATGTCCGTGCCTACAAAGTTGCCTACAGCCTGGATGGGCGGGAGTTCACCTTCTACAAGGACGAGAAACAGGACGCAGACAAG GTTTTCCAGGGGAACATGGACTATGGCACCATGCAGACCAACATGTTCAACCCTCCCATCACCGCCCAGTTCATCCGCATCTACCCCGTGATGTGCCGCCGCGCCTGCACACTGCGCTTCGAACTTATCGGCTGTGAGATGAATG TTTATTTCAACACGGCAGGTTGCTCGGAGCCTCTGGGCATGAAATCCCACCTGATCTCCGACCAGCAGATCACAGCCTCCAGTGTCTTCAAGACTTGGGGCATCGACGCCTTTACCTGGCACCCCCATTACGCTCGCCTGGACAAGACGGGCAAAACAAATGCCTGGACGGCGCTCCACAACGGCCAGTCCGAGTGGCTGCAG ATTGACCTCCGGGACCAGAAGAAGGTGACGGGCATCATCACGCAAGGAGCCCGTGACTTTGGGCACATCCAGTATGTGGCAGCCTACAAAGTGGCCTACAGTGACAACGGCACATCTTGGACCCTCTACCGGGATGGCCAGACAAACAGCACTAag ATCTTCCATGGTAACAGCGACAACTACTCACACAAGAAGAATGTGTTTGACGTGCCCTTCTATGCCCGCTTCGTCCGCATCCTGCCCGTGGCCTGGCACAACCGCATCACCCTGCGCGTGGAGCTGCTGGGCTGTGATGAGTAG